Part of the Halostella litorea genome is shown below.
AACGATCAGGTCCGACCAGGAGAGCTTCCGGCCGTACTTCTGCTTGACGGGTTCGAGCAGGCGGCGCGCCTTGTCGAGGTTCGCGTTGTCCGGCCAGCTGTTGAGCGGCGCGAAGCGCTGCCGGCCGCCGGCCGCGCCGCCGCGGCCGTCCCCGGTGCGGTACGTGCCGGCGCTGTGCCACGCCATCCGGATGAACAGCGGTCCGTAGTGTCCGTAGTCGGCCGGCCACCAGTCCTGCGAGGTCGTCATGACGGCCTCGATGTCCTCCTTCACCGCTTCGAGGTCGAGGTCCTCGAACTCCTCCGCGTAGTCGTAGCCTGCGTCCATGGGACCGACGTCCCCCGCGTTCTGGTCGAGGATGTCGAGTCGTAGCTGATTCGGCCACCACTCCTGATTGGACTTAGTCATCGTAGCAAAGTTGGGACTTTCGCGTATTAAACTTGTCTCATTGGATAACGAAGTTTGCTTCTGACCAATCGATTCATCCGATCGAGTAACCCGCCGTCGGTGGCGGGTTCAGCGCGACGACCCGGGAGTCAGTTTCCGACGACGTCCGACGACGTGGCAACTGGCCGGAACAACTGGTCGGTCCGTCCGCTGGCCGGACCGTCGAGCGGAACAGAACGGCGGGCCCCGCGCTACGCGCCCTCGGCGAACGCGTCGACGCCGCGCGCGGGGTAGCCCACGACCGTCGTCGCGCCGGCCTCCTTCAGGTCGGCGACGCGGTCGCGGACCGTCCCGGGCGATCCCACGAGCGCGTAGTCGCGGACGGCGGCCGACAGTACCTCGCGGGCGCGGCCGGTCGCCGCGCTGTCGGTCGGCGCGCCGTCGGGGAGCGCGCGGGCGACGGGCTTGCGCCGCGCCGCGTAGTCGCCGACGGCGTCGAGGACGGCGTCCTCGTCGTCGGTGAGCACGGTCGGCGCGTACACCGCGACGTCGGCAGCGAGGCCGGCGTCGCGCAGCGCGCGCAGGTCGCGCTCGGTCGTTCGGGAGAGCAGTTCGTACTGGGTGCCGCCGGCGGCCAGCGCGATGCGCTCGACGCCCTCGGTGCCGACCCAGGCGTCGGGCGCGCGCTCCATCGCCGCGCCGAAGCGCGGCGCGACGTCGCGGGCGGCCTCGGCCTCGCTCAGGTAGGCGGGGTGGCCCGCGACCAGGACGCGCCGGACGCCGTCGGGCAGTTCATCGGTCAGCGAGTCGTCGCCGAGGGGGTCGTAGCCGTCGGCCCGGACCGGCGTGGTGACGAACACCTCGCGCTCGGCCGAAAGCGCCGCGAGCGTCCCGGGGTCCGGCACGTGCTCGCGGCCCTCGTAGTCGACGGCGACGGTGTCGACCGGCAGATCCGCCGCTCGCTCGACGCGACACTCCGACGGTTTCAGCGCGACCGCGTCGAGCCCGGCCAGGGTGGACTCGGCACTGGTCAGCATCGGCGGTCACCTCTCATGAAGGGAGAACTATCGTCCGCGCGGAACTCGATCCATCGTCTGTGCGACCATGTGGACCGTACTGAGTGAGCGACGCGCAAAAGGGTATCGTTCGGGGCGAAGCTGCCCGCACCCCGTCTGCGGGCCGTCTCAGTCCGCCCGCGACTCGGGGTCGATCCGCTCGGGCGCGCGCCAGTCGGTCGTCAGTTCGAAGAAGTCGACGACGATGCGGCCGGTCGCACCCCACACGGTGTAGCCGTCGACCCGGAAGTAGTGGATCACGACCTCGCCGTAGTGGGGGTGGTCGCGGCGCTCGTGCTCGTAGTTGTCGGGGTCCAGCATCGCCGCGACCGGCAGCACCGCGATCTCCGCCACCTCGTCGTCGTTGGGCGCGTACTCCCGGTCGGGCACCCGCGCGACGTACGGCGTCACCGAGTACTCGGTGATCGTCCGGATGTCGTCGATCCGCCCGACGACGTCGGCCTCCTCGGGGCGGAGGCCGATCTCCTCGTCGGCCTCCCGGAGCGCGGTCGCCTCCAGGTCCGCGTCCTCGGGCTCGCGGCCGCCGCCGGGGAAGCTCATCTGTCCGGGGTGCTCGCCGAGGTGTTCGGCCCGCTTGGTGAAGAGGAGGTGTGCCTCCCCGTCGCGCTCGACGACCGGGATGAGCACGGCGGCGTCGTACTTCTCGCCGGTCACCCGCCGCGGGGCGTGCGCCGAGACGCGGGCCAGGTCCAGTTGCATCTCCTGGTAGTGCTACGGGGCCGGCACCCCTTAGAGCCGCCGGTCGAGCGCCGCCCGGGTGTCGTCCAGCGACACGGGGGCCCACGCCTCGACGTCGTAGCAGACGTCGAGGAGGGACGCCATTCGGTCCTCGTCGCCGTCCGCTATCGCGGCCTCGGCGTCGGCCGCGACCCGCACCCGGACCGCCTCGCCGAGCGCCTCGCGGTCGACGCGCCGCTCGGGCACGTCCATGATGTGGGGCAGGTCCTCGGCGTTGGCCGGCAGCGTCGGGAACGCCGTCGGGCCGGCGAACAGCGTGTCGTCGTGCTCGACGAGCGCGTACGCGTCGACGGCCGCGTCTATCGCTCCGTCCGCGGCGTCGGCGTCGAACTCGTCGCCGCGGCGGTAGGCCAGTTCCGACAGCGCCGACCGCAGTTCCTCGCGGGTCAGCGCGTCGAACAGGTCGACGACGCCGGCGAGTTCGTCGCGGTCCACGCCGACGGCGTCGCGAGTCGCGTCCATGTGCGACCCCTGCGTGGCCCCGGGGAATGAGGTTTCGGGTCGGGCCGCCCGGGCGGAACGCCAGCCGTCACCGGTCCCGCCCGGTCACGCGCTCGACGGCCTCGGCGGAGGCGTCCGCGACGGCCTCGGGCGCTATCGACGTCGCCGACCACGCGGGGAGGCGGTCGTCGGGACCCGGCGGCCGGACGGCGTCTCTGTACTCCGCGACCTGCTCGCGCTCGGCCGCGGCGTCGTAGTCGAGGCCGTTGAACCGGGCGTCGGCGGCGTACTGGCGGACGAGCGCCCCGGCGGCGTCGCGGTAGCGCTCCGGGAGCGCGTCGTAGTCGGGGGCGACGCCGTGTTCCTCGACGACGCGGAACAGCGCCGCGCCGACCTGTCGGGCCATGTCGGCCAGCCCGGTCGGCCCGGACACCGAGCGGTGGTCGTGCTCGTGACGGCCCAGGTCGACCTGCGCGGTGCCGTCGAAGCCGGCGTGGGCGAAGGCGTCGCCGAGGGTGCCGACCTCCAGCCCCCAGGCGCGCTGGGCGCGGAGGTCACGCGCGAGGTCCGCGGTCACGGCGAACTCGCCGGCAAGCGCGTAGCGGAACGCGGCGAGGTAGTCGAGCACCGGCGCGTCGTGGGCGTCCGACAGCGCCCGCACCAGCGGCGCGTAGAACAGGCGGAACAGCCGGCCGTACAGCCGGCCGTTCTCCACGCGGGCGTAGTACCCCTTCGAGAACGCGTGGCCGTCGGCGAGCGGCGCGAGCAGGCGCGGGACGTGGGCCGCCGAGTACGTCGTCGCGTCGGCGTCGTGGACGACGACGTAGTCGGCGGTTTCGCTGGCCACGCCGAGCGCCAGCCACACGTCCCGACCCTTGCCGAAGCCGTCGTCCAGCCCGGCGTCGTCGAGCACCGCCTCGACGCCGGGCGCGTTGCACCACAGCAGTTCGGTCGGGGCGTCGAACGAGTCGAGCCACTCCGCGAACGCCGGCACCCGGTCGGCGGGCGAGCGCAGCGGGACGACGACCCGCTCCGGCGAGACCTCCGCCAGCGTCGAGAGGACGCGCTCGGCGGCCAGCCCCGCGTGCTCCCGGTCGGTCATCGGCACGACGACCGCGCTCCGGTCGGTCGGGGCCGCCGGCGTCGGATCGTCGAACGCGTGGAGCGTCGCGATCCGCTCCTGTACGTACTCCATCACCCGCGGGTTGGTCTACACGATAAAAACGGCGGCGACTCGCGGCGGCGCGGTCAGGCCGGGGCGGCCTCGCTGGGCAGCCGGTCGAACGCGTGCAGGGCGACGAGGACGAGCAGTATCGCGGCGAGCCCGACGGCGGAGCCGCGGTAGACGGCGTCGAACGCGAACCCGGCGTCGGTTATCGCGCCGATCGCCGCGCTCCCGCCGGCCTGTACGAGCGTCATGCCGGCGCTGTACACCGAGTAGGCGCTGGCGCGGTTCTCGTCGGGCAGCGAGTCCAGCAGGTAGGTGTCGAGCGCCGGGAACAGGCTGTGGACGACGTAGCCGAGGACGACCGACACCGCGGCGACCGGCCAGAGCGACCGGACCGCGGTGAGGGCGAGCAGGCTCGCGACGAACCCGCCGAGGACGGCCAGCATGAGCGGGACGTGCGGGACGCGGTCGGCCACGCGTCCGGTGACGACGAACGCGGGGACGCCGGCGGCGAACGCGAGGGTCAGCATGTTGCGCGCCGTCGGTTCGGCGAAGCCCTTCGACTCGACGAGGTAGGTCACGTAGAAGTTGAACACGCCGTTCCAGACGAACCCGGTCGCGCCGATGATGGCGACGGCGGTGACGACGATGGGCCACTGGCGCGCCAGCGCGGCGGCGAAATCTCGGTCCCGGGTCCCGGCCGCGGGCATCTCCGCGCCGCGCGCGACGAGGAAGACGGCGAGCGTCGTCGCCGCGGCGACGGCGCTGACCGTCCAGAACACCGCGCGCCAGTCCCACGCCAGCAGGATGGCGCCGACCGCCAGCGGCGCGACGACGGCGGCGAGCTGGCTCGACATCCCGTGGATCCCGATGGCCCGGCCCACGCGGTCCGGGAACAGTTCGCTCACGAGCGGGTTCGCGGCGACGAAGTACGCGCCGCTGGTCGTCCCCATCAGGAACGCGCCGGCCGCGAGCACGGGAAACGAGTCCGCGACGGCCGTCAGCGCGGCCGACGCCGCGAGCAGGCCGCCGGCCCCGAGCACGACGACGTGACGGGGCACCCGCGTCAGCAGGTACCCCGTCGGGAGCCGCGGGACCGCGCTGCCGAGCCAGGCCATCGTCGCAACGAGGCCGACCGTCGCGCCCGAGAGGCCAAAGGAGGCCCGGAGCGGCTCGACCAGCGGCGCGAAGACGACGCGGGCGAGGTTGACGAGAAACACCGTCGCGCACAGCGAGCCGAACAGCCGCCCCCGCCCGCGGAACGTCCGGCCCGACCCCTCGCTTGGTGACACGGGCGGCGGTTCGCGCGACCCGGGGTCAAGCTTTTCGAAACGAAAGTGCAGGGGTGGTTTTTTGCCAGGGAATCACATACGTTCGCCTATGAGATCCGTCCGCAAGGCGCTCCGCGACGGCGAGCTGTTCAAGGACACGTACGAGCGGCTCACCTGCGCCGAGTGCGAGCAGACGCTCAAGAGCCGGAACGACCCGGCCGAGGTGTGGACGGTGCGGGAGTGCCCCGACTGCGGGTCGGAGTGGAAGGAGATCTGACCGGGCCCGCGTTGCCGCTTTCTCACTCCCGGGTACGCTACGACGCGTTCGACCAGCCCCGGCGACCCGAGGACCGTCGGCCCGCACGGGCCGCTGGCGACGCCGTCAGGAGAACAGCCGCTTCAGGCGCGCGACGAGGCTCTTCGAGCGGTCGCCACCGCGGCGGACCTGCTGCTCGCCGGCGTCCGTTCCCGCGTCGCCCTCGGACGACGTCTCGGCCTCTATCTCGCCGGTCTCGCCGGTCTCCGCGGCCTCGACCGCCCGTTCGAGCAGCGAGCGGGCGTCGTTGACGGCGTCCTTGACGGTGCCCTTGACGACCGGCTTCCCGTCGAAGCGGTCGCGGCTGACCGCGGTGTCGGCGGCGATGACGACCGCGCCGGCGTCGGCGATTTCGTCGGCCGACAGCTCGTCCTCGGCCCCCATCGCCCCCTGGATCTCGACGCGGATGTCGTGGCCCAGCTCCTCGGCGGTCTGTTCCAGGTTCTCCGCCGCCATCTGGCTGTGTGCGATACCTGTCGGACAGGACGTGACTGCTACGATGTTCATGATCGATGAATACGTTCGAGTACCTTAGTTCTCGTGCCGGCCGCGCCGGCGTCCGCCGCCAAGTCCGCGGCCGCGTCGGTGTCGGTCGCCTCCACGTTCGCCTTCACGTCGGGGATGGTGACGGCGCTCATGCTCAACTCGTCGAGGCCGAGTCCGACGAGCAGTTCGGTCGCCTCGGGGTCGCCGGCCATCTCGCCGCACATGCCGACCCAGGCGTCGCCCTCGTGGCCCGCCTCCACCGTGCGGCGGATGGCCCGGACGACGCCGGGGTGGAACGGGTCGTGCAGGTCGGCCACGCGGTCGTTCTCCCGGGCGGCGGCCATCACGTACTGCGCGAGGTCGTTCGTGCCGATCGAGAGGAAGTCGACCCGCGCGGCCAGTTCGTCGGCGACGAAGGCCGCGCTCGGCGTCTCTATCATCACGCCGAGTTCGGGGAGGGCGTGGTCGACGCCCTCGGCCGCCAGGTCGGCGGCCACCTCGTCGACGCGGTCGAGCGCGGCCTCCAGTTCCTCGACGGTGGCCACGAGCGGGAACATCACGGCGAGGTCGCCGTCGCCCGCCGCGGCGGCCCGCAGGAGCGCGCGCAGTTGCGTCTCGAAGAGGTCCGCGTCCGGGCCCAGCGAGCGCCGGATCCCGCGCTCGCCGAGGAACGGGTTCTCCTCCTCGGGCAGGTCCAGATACGGCACCTGCTTGTCGCCGCCCACGTCGAGCGTGCGGACGACGACCCGGCCGTCCGGGAACGCGTCCAGCGCCTCGACGACCGTCTCGAACTGCTCGTCCTCGTCGGGCGGCGACTCGCGGTCGAGGAAGAGGAACTCGGTGCGGTAGAGGCCGATCCCGTCCGCGCCGCGCTGGACCGCCGGCTCGACCTCCGCGGGCTGGCCGACGTTCGCCGCGACCTCTATCCCCTTCCCGTCCGCGGTCGAGACGGGGTCGGGCCGGACCTCGGCCGCGTCCGTTTCGCTGGCCGCCGCGCGTTCCTCGTCGGTCGGGGCGACGACCAGTTCCCCCGCGTCGCCGTCGACCATGACCTCGGCGTCGTCGGGTACGTCGAACAGCGCGTCGCCGACGCCGACGACCGCCGGCAGCGCGAGCGACCGCGCGAAGATGGCCGCGTGGGACGTCCGCCCGCCCGTGACGGTGGCGAAGCCGGCGACGCGCTCGGGGTCCAACTGCGCCGTGTCGCTGGGCGTCAGCCGCTCGGCCAGCACGACCGACCCCTCGGGGAGCGCGGCGAGGTCGACGCGGTCGCCGTCGGTGAGGATCCGGACGAGGCGGTCGCGCACGTCGCGCAGGTCGTCCGCGCGCTCGGCCATGCGGCCGTCCATCCCCTCGAACTGCTCGATGTGCTCGGCGAACGCCCCGTGGACGGCGTTGGGGGCGGGCAGCCCGTCGTTTATCGCGTCCTCGACGGCGTCGGCTATCGTCGGGTCGTTGATGAACTGAACGTGCGCGTCGAAGACGGCCGCCTCCTCCTCGCCGACGCTCTCGGCGGTGCGCTCGCGCTCGCGCTCCAGTTCTGCCTCCGCGGTCTCGCGGGCGTCCGCGAACCGCTCGCGCTCGGCCGCGGCGTCGACGCCGCCCTCGGGCGGGTCGGGCAGTTCCGTCCCGGGGTCGTACCAGACGACGGTCCCGACGCCGGCCCGCGGCGTCGCGCCCGTCCCGGGGAGGACCCGTCGCTCGGTGCTCATGCGTCTAGTTCGTCCTCTGGCGTCGTAAGGATGTCCGTCAGCGCGTCGAGGGCGGCCTCGGCGTCGTCGCCCTCGGCGACCAGGCGGACGTCGTCGCCCGACGCGACGCCGAGGCTGGTGACGGCGATCATGCTGCCGGCGGCGACGAGGTCGCCGTCGGCCGCGCCCACCTCCACCTCGGCGTCGTGTTCGTTCGCCGCCTCGACGAACGCCGCCGCCGGGCGGGCGTGGAGGCCGTCCTCGGGGACGACGGTGACCGTCCGCTCCGCGCTCATGCGACGGCCTCCTTGAGCGTGTCCCGGACGTCCTCGGCGTCCCCCGCGGCGTGGAGGGCCTCGCGGACCTCGTCGTGCATCAGCGCACGCGACAGCGAACTGAGGATCGAGAGGTGGTCCTCCGCGCCGGACTCGGGCACGAGGATCATAAAGAGGAGCGTCGCCGGCTCCCCGTCCATCGAGCCGAAGTCGACGCCCGCCTCGGAGCGCGCGAACGCGACCGAGGGGCGGGAGACGGCGTCGGTCTTGGCGTGGGGGATGCCGATCCCCTTGCCGACGCCCGTGGTGGTCTCCTCCTCCCGGGCGAGCAGCGCCGAGAGCGCGGCGTCCCGGTCGTCGACGCGGCCGGCGTCGACCAGCAGGTCGAGCAGGAATTCGATGGCGTCGCGCTTCTCGGCCGGCGGCTCCGAGAGCGAGACGTGGTCGGCCGGGATCAGCTCGTCCACGTCGGCCTGATCGATTGTGACCGTCATTGTTTGAAAATGATTGCCCGGGGACTTAACGGTTGTTAATCGTCGGCCTGTGCGGTCGCGCCGGCGTCGCTACTCTCGATCCGGTCCTCGAAGTCCGGCTTCAGCAGCGTCGCCACGACGGCCGTGACGAGCGACCCGAGGACGATACAGCCCAGGAACAGGAACGGCGAACTGGACAGCGGAATGACGAAGATGCCGCCGTGCGGGGCCGGCATCGTCACGTCGAGCGTCATCGCGGCCGCGCCGCCGACGGCGCTCCCCGCGACGATGCTCGGGATGACCCGGAGCGGGTCGGCCGCCGCGTAGGGGATCGCGCCCTCGGTGATGAACGAGAAGCCGAGCACGATGCCGCTCTTGGCGTTCTCGTACATCTCCTCGGCGTACTTGTGCGGCGAGATGAAGTTCGAGAGGGCCAGCCCGATCGGGGGGATCATCCCGCCGATCATGACGGCGGCCATCGGTCCCGTCACGCCCTCGCCGATGAGGCCCGTCGCGAACACGTACGCGACCTTGTTCACCGGGCCGCCCATGTCAAACGCCATCATCCCGCCGAGGATCGCGCCGACGATCAGCGCCTGCCCGCCGCGCATGGACTCGAGGAAGCCTGTCAGCGCCTCGTTGGCGAGCGCGATGGGGACGCCCAGCACGAACAGCATCACCGGGGCGAGCACCATCGTGGTCGCCACGGGGATGAGCAACACCGGCATCATCGGCTCGATGAAGCCCGGCACGTCGAGGTTCTTCAGGAACCGCGCGACGTAGCCGGCGAGCAGGCCGGCGACGATCGCCCCGAGGAAGCCGGCGGTCGCGCCGCCGGCGTCGAGGCCGACCGCAGAGCCGGAGGCGTCGATCAGCATCCCCTGCTGCAGGATGTACGACAGGATGAAACCCGGCGCGAGCCCCGGTCGGTCGGCTATCGCGTACGCGATGTAGCCCCCGAGGATGGGGATCATGATCGTCAGCCCGAGGTTGCCGATCTGCGCGAAGTACCACGGGAGCGACCCGGTCTGTTCGAACACCGTCTCGGTGTTGCCGGGGAACATGGAGAGTTCGGACAGCCCGAACCCGATCGCCATGAAGATACCCCCGATCGTCACGAAGGGTATCATGTACGATACGCCCGTCATCAGGTCCTCCTTGACGGAAGTCACGTGCGCCCGGAGGACGTTCTCCGCTTTGTCGCTGGATGCCATAGTGGGATTCCACATCATTATACAGCCAATTGTTCAAAAGTATTTTCGTTTGTGTTTGTTACTGTTCGATATATAGATGTATGAACTGGCACAAGCATCGGACCAGCTTCGCCCGGCAAAAACGACCCCCTACACCACCGAGACGGAGACGCTCTCCACGTCGGACTGAACGTCGGCGAACCGGGGGACGTCGGTCCCGGTGACCGCCACGACCCGCGACGAGACGGCGACCCCCGCCTGCAGCGCCTCGCGGTCCGACCGCCCGCGCTCCAGCGCGTCGACGAACCCCGAGAGGAGGGCGTCGCCCGCGCCGACCGTGTCCACCACGTCGACGTTCAGCGCCGCCGCGTGGAGGACGCCCTCGCCGCCGGCGACCAGCGCGCCGTCCGCGCCGAGCGAGGCGACGACCCGGTCGAACCCCTGCTCCCGAAGCGCCCGCGCGGCCGCGACGCAGTCCTCCAGCGAATCGACCGCGCGGCCCGTCGCCGCGGCCAGTTCCTCCCGGTTGGGCTTGCAGACGGCGTACGCGGCGCTCAGTTCGGCGAGCGTCTCGCCGCCAACGTCGACCGCCGTCCGCCACGGCCCCGCGCGGGCAATCCGGTCGACCGCGTCGGGGCCGAGTCCCGGCGGGCGGCTCCCGGCGATGACGACCATCGACGGGTCGTAGCGCTCGATGGTGTCGACCACGTCGTCGACCGACTCGCGGGACACCCGGGGGCCGTCGTGGTTTATCTTGTACTCGGCGTCGTCGGTCAACAGCGTCGTGTTCAGCCGCGAACTCCCGTCGATGTCGACGAAATCGCGGGGGATCCCCTCTTCGTCGAGGCTGTTCGCGATGTAGTCGCCGAGGAAGTCGCCGACGAGGCCCGTCGCGAGCGTGTCCGCTCCGAGCCCGACGAGGTACTTCGAGACGTTGATCCCCTTCCCGCCGGGGTCGAACTGCGCGTCGTCGGTCCGGGCGACGCTGCCCGACGCCGGGAGTTCGTCGATCCGGACGGTGTGGTCGACAGCGGGGTTCAGCGTCACCGTGAGGATCATGCGTCGAGCCCCTCGACGAGTTCGACGCCCGCGTTCTCGAAGGGCTCGCGCTGTGCCTCGGTCAGCGTCGCGTCCGTGACGAACATGTCGAGGTCCTCGAACCCGGCAAAGCGGACGAAGCTCCGGTTTTGCAGCTTCGACCCGTCCGCGACGAGCACGACGCGCCGGGACTTCTCGATCATCAGCTCCTTGATCCGCGCCTCGTCCTCGTTGGGCGTCATCAGCCCCTGAACGGGGTCGATGGCGTTCGTCCCGAGAAAGAGGAGGTCGAAGTTCATCCGGTCCATGAAGTTCTCGGCGCTCGGCCCGACCAGGGCGCGGGTCTGCCGGCGGAGCGTCCCGCCTGTGAGGTTGACCTCGGTGTCGCCCTTGCTCAGCTCCAGGGCCAGCAGCGGCGAGTTCGTGACGGCGAGGAAGGAGCCGTCGGTGGGGGCGTGTTTGACCACCTGCATCGTCGTCGAGCCGGCGTCGAAGAAGACGACCTGGTTCTCCTGGATCTCCTCGACCGCCCGGTCCGCGATGGCCATCTTCGCGTCGAGGTTCTGGACCTCCTTCTGCCCGTAGGACTGCTCCTCGCCGACGGTCGTCGCCGGGACCGCGCCGCCGTGGGACCGCTCGATGAGCTGGCGGTCCGCGAGGTCGTTCAGGTCGCGCCGGATCGTCGCCTTCGAGCAGTTCATCTCGTCGGCGAGCTCCTCGACCGAGCAGCCGTCGTTCTCCGAGACGAGTTCGACGATCTTCCGCTTTCGTGCTGCCGGTAACATGGTCTTCGTTGTCCCGTGATCGATTTTCCACGGTGATAGTTGTTTGCGTTCGTCTATGATCGTTTCTTGTCGAAGCGTCGGCCGGGCGCGGAAAAGCGGGCCCCGAACTACTCCGCCAGCGCGGCGTCGACCGTCGCGTCCTCGAACACGACCGCTTCGAGGGCGTCGAGGAGCGCCGTCGGGTTCTCGCGCTGCCAGACGTTCCGCCCGACCGCCAGCCCGGAGACGCCGGCGTCTATCGCGCCCTCGACCATCGACAGGAACTCGCGGTCGGAGGTCTTCGACCCGCCGCTGAGGAGGACGTTCACGTCGCCCGCCGCGTCGACGGCGCGGGCCATCGCCTCCTCGCTCCGCGGATATTTCACCTTCGCGAAGTCGGCCCCGAGTTCGAGGCCGATGCGCGTGGCGTAGGCGATAGTCTCCGGCTTGCGGTGGGCCTTGATCGCCTGCCCGCGGGGGTACGACCACATCGCGACCGGCAGGTCGTGCCCGCGGGCCGCCTCCTGTACGTCGCGGAACTCCTCGAACATCTCCGGTTCGCGGTTGGTGCCGGGGTAGACCGTGTAACCGATCGCGTCAGCGCCCAGTTCGGCGGCGTACTCGACGCTCCAGTTCTGCGGGGAGTACGGCTCGCCCTCCCAGAGCGCGCTCGTCCCGTTCAACTTGGCGAGCAGGTTCACGTCGTCCTCGTAGGAGGGGTAGTACGTCTCCGCGAGCCCCTTCCCGACCGCGAACCCGGTGACTGCGTCGTGGGTCGCCATCTCGAACACCGTCTCGGGGTCGAGCCGCTCGGGCACGTCCGCGAACGCGCTCGGCCCGTGCTCCAGGCCGTGGTCGTGTGCGAGCACTATCGACCGCCCGTTCCGCGTCAGGGGTGATCCGGCAGTGGGAAGCATTCGTGATCGAAACGACGCGTCGGCGTGTCTAAATCCTGTTGAATTTGCACGCTTTTGAACGAACCGGCGGATCGATCCGGGAGAGTCGTTCACGGAGGCCACCCGGGTCGGCCCCGTCGGTTCGCGACAACGGCGATCGACGGTGCGTTTTTATACGCTGAGTGAAAAGATAGCCGCACTGTGAGCGACGACGCGTTCGGCGTTTCGGCCGCTGCCCTCCGGGAATCCGTCAGAGCGGTTCCCGCCACGCTTCTCCTCGTCGACGTACAGTCCG
Proteins encoded:
- the pfkB gene encoding 1-phosphofructokinase, translating into MILTVTLNPAVDHTVRIDELPASGSVARTDDAQFDPGGKGINVSKYLVGLGADTLATGLVGDFLGDYIANSLDEEGIPRDFVDIDGSSRLNTTLLTDDAEYKINHDGPRVSRESVDDVVDTIERYDPSMVVIAGSRPPGLGPDAVDRIARAGPWRTAVDVGGETLAELSAAYAVCKPNREELAAATGRAVDSLEDCVAAARALREQGFDRVVASLGADGALVAGGEGVLHAAALNVDVVDTVGAGDALLSGFVDALERGRSDREALQAGVAVSSRVVAVTGTDVPRFADVQSDVESVSVSVV
- the glpR gene encoding HTH-type transcriptional regulator GlpR, producing MAAREPDGAPRRPRSGRVRGRDGRRRAGGVVRGPLFRARPTLRQETIIDERKQLSPWKIDHGTTKTMLPAARKRKIVELVSENDGCSVEELADEMNCSKATIRRDLNDLADRQLIERSHGGAVPATTVGEEQSYGQKEVQNLDAKMAIADRAVEEIQENQVVFFDAGSTTMQVVKHAPTDGSFLAVTNSPLLALELSKGDTEVNLTGGTLRRQTRALVGPSAENFMDRMNFDLLFLGTNAIDPVQGLMTPNEDEARIKELMIEKSRRVVLVADGSKLQNRSFVRFAGFEDLDMFVTDATLTEAQREPFENAGVELVEGLDA
- a CDS encoding class I fructose-bisphosphate aldolase codes for the protein MLPTAGSPLTRNGRSIVLAHDHGLEHGPSAFADVPERLDPETVFEMATHDAVTGFAVGKGLAETYYPSYEDDVNLLAKLNGTSALWEGEPYSPQNWSVEYAAELGADAIGYTVYPGTNREPEMFEEFRDVQEAARGHDLPVAMWSYPRGQAIKAHRKPETIAYATRIGLELGADFAKVKYPRSEEAMARAVDAAGDVNVLLSGGSKTSDREFLSMVEGAIDAGVSGLAVGRNVWQRENPTALLDALEAVVFEDATVDAALAE